AGCAAGATATAGTATTGCATGACCCTGTCAGCTGTATGGAAGGACACCTCCCCAGATGGCCTGGCCAGCCCATCTCCTGGCACACAGTCCCCTGTCACACATCAGCTGATCTCAGTCCTATCTGCTTTCATGTGCACACTCCCACCTCCTTACCTATGATGACCAGGATGAACAGGGCTGATGCCACACCTGCAGTCATGAAGAACATGATGCTGATGTGGTAGGCCAGATTCTCCACATCCTCCACATTAGGGATCAGAACTGGAGGGACCAGAAAGCCTACAGCGATGCCAagctgaggagagagaggagataAACAGAGACATGACATGAAACCACAACAGTGCCAATACCCTACAGCTCAGTACAGGCTCAACTGAGCCTAATCCAATTTCACAACCAAGATGAAAATCTTCTTTACCACCCAACAATTAAAAGTCAGATACCCATTTCAATTAGGCCATAAGAGAGGTTTCCCCACTGCAATTACAACTGTCAGGATATTCAAGGCAAGGTTGTGCAACACAATTGAGCAGAATGAATACCTGGCTTCATCAAAGTGGAGGTCTTGCCTGCCCTGACCTCCCCCACAAATATATGTTCCTGTTCACACACAGATTCCATTCCTTACCTTGCCTCTGCTCTAGAGCTGGCCTGATCACCTGGTAAACCAATTTTACTCattaaaaatagcagaaaaCAAGACCATCAAAACCAACCACAGTATTTGCTGGGTTAATGAGTTGAACCAACTTATTTTCGAACCACGTAAGTGCAAGGGCCGAGGCACCTAACCACTCTACATAACTGAGATATTAATCTGGTTCAGCCAACTTTGACACAGTTTCAAATGAGCAGCCTCCCAAGACAAGGCTCACCTATGACCACCAGGAGAACCTAGAAGAGCATCAAGATTGAAAGCAAAGGAAGTGTTGATGGCACATATTCCAGATGTTGAGGTTGTTTTAGTAATGGAGCTTGGCAGCTGTCCCTGGATAAACTGCTCTGAAGTGTACAGAAAGCAAGGACTAAGAAAGATAAGTTCTGTGCAGCCCATAAACCGCATGGAAGCAcatcagcacagagcagaagaCCCAAGAGCCCTGTAACCCAGGCATGAGCTTGGACAACTTTTCCAGGCTGTCTTCTAGCAAAACCTCCTTGTGCTTTCTGCATGCTTTCTCTGACATATCTCTGTGTTTCTGGGATACTGATAGACTCATTCTGGAAGACTGACTTACTGGCCAAAACAAAGATCTCAGaacaaatatatttcagttGCCATATCTTGTAGTTAGGCTAAAAATCAGCTTGTGCCTCTCAGGCCCAGAAAACTCTCCACCAAATCCCTACTCCTCCATCCATCTGGTGTATTTCTCAGACAGGAAGAATGCTTAGAATTCAAACAGAGCTATCTGCTGCCCTCAGGCACCACATTTAGCTTACAAACAAGAGACTTTCAACCATATCTGGCCAAACTTCTCCTGTGTCAAACAGTACCCTCCACTGGGACCTAGAATATCCTGGGTCAGGATCAGCAACAGATAACACTAAATTCATTCTCTCAGACATTGCAGGGAGCTAGTGAGAAGAGCCACTGAGAGATTTCAGATGTGCCCCACCAGTTCAAGGCACTGTCAAGAATAAGAACATTAGAGGTTTGGTTACATAGACTGAAGACAAAGCCAAGCTGTGCCATCCCAGATAGTAAGTCAAGGACTGAAAGAGTTTAGGAGGAAACTTAAAAGATCATTAGGGAGGATAAACCTTCCTAACACCCACGTGGCACAGACAGACTCTGACACAGGACTAAACTTGCCAGAGCTCCGTTTTGCTCAGATATGGCCTATGCCCAGCCTCTCATCACTGTGAGTCAGGCTGACTCTCCTCCTCTGCACTGCCCACTGACTACAGTGAGCACAACTATGCTTTATGGTTAAAAGGCTTCAGGCTCTAATCCCCATCAAATTTCATGCCTCCCCTTCCCTACACAAACCTGCAGCTGTACAGAAAAGGTAATGGCATCAAACACAGAAGCTCACGGAGATGGCTGGTAGAGGGCAGAAGCCTGTTTGTCTCTGCAGCACAGTTGTTTTGCCCTCCTTGTGGCCAAGCACAGGCCTGTGCCTCTGGTGTGCCTGGTCAGCCCAGGACATAAAGCCAGCCTGGCCTTCACTCCTATCTCCAGAGCATTTCTAAAGATTTAACCTTTGAGGAAGAGACTCTCGATATTGCTCCTTTCCATTTGAGGGAAGAGTCCTATTGAGTCTCATATATCAGGTTTTCTACGTGCCCCTCACCCTTTCCCAAGTAAGGCTGACGAACACCTTAATGGAAACTGATCTTTTGTCTTACCACTGTTTCATTCTTTGAAGAACTCAGCTGGATTCCTGTGCTAGGTATTTCTTGGCTTCCTTCTCGCTGCAATCACATGCTAGCCACATAAGCTGTTTAACAGCAGCAAACCAACAGGAGAGGAGAGAACCATGATTTACTCTGACCTCTGACACAAGTTTCTCCAGGACCACAGTTGAGATTCAGTCTTTTCCAGTctccctccagctgctctgtcctGAAAAAAGGATCTGATACACCTAGCAGAGAAGGTATTGAGAGTCTGTGTTGCAAATTGTTTAGAAATCTTTTTCTGGGAGGTCCTACAGTCATCATTTACCCAATGGGTCACAGACTCCCCCAGCTTTCTTCAACTACTTGTTGGCCTTTTCAGAAGAATTTTCCTGAACAACTTTTCTAACTATAAACAGATGTTTTgtgctttctcttctcctccccCCAAAAGAAGCAACTTTTATCCATTATGAGTTCATTATACCATTGATAAGAACCAGGTAGCAGAATGGACAAAAATCATAGCAATAGGAGGTACATTTTATATTTCAGAGCAACTCACACTATTAATTCTGTGAAGATAAGGCCCTTTGACTTGACTAAAACTGAAGATTTCCTGAAGAACACTCAGAGACCCGGGATTATTCATATCATTTTTAGCAAAGAAGACAAGCTCTCAACAACATGATGACTATTACACTGCATATACTTTACTTTTCACAAGGACATTTTTAGCCTGGTTCTCAGCAGGTAAGTGTGCACATTACCATCAGCCCACAGAAACAGTGTAACCAATTAACCAGAAAATTTAGCAGATGCcttagaaagggaaaaataaccTCTCCCTTCTCCACACCTTACACATCAGGGAAAATAAAGCAATGTAAAATAAGGTTAGTTCTGCAAAAGTCCGTGCTACCCTCCTCACAGACACCATCAGTCATAATGTATATTAATGGACCCTCTTACTTAATTTGCATCTCCAGCCTCTATACAGGCAGATAGGTCTGTAATACCTATATAGATACGTTTGTTCTAAAAATTTGGTACATCACACAGAATCCTTTCACCCAAAACACCCAGCACTGTCCTAATCTCTGAGGGTCTCTCCAGGAGGTCAGGCTGCTGgcactttattttaaaaaggctttaaagtaatttttaaacacACTACCAGGAAAGTCAACAACTACAACAGAAAGCACTGTTCAGATGACTTACTCTTTAGAGACTAGTAAAGGATAGAAGGAATGTATTTCCTACCTGAATTTTGTGAAGGACCAGTCACAACAACAACATCATATTCAAGTGTGTACAAGAATAGGCAACAAAACCAAGAACAAGTATCTAAGAAGGTGGTAAAAATGTACCCAAAGTCTCAAAATAGAAAATGACATATCTAAGGTTAGCTGCTAAGAGTCTCCTGAAGGAAGATAACCAGTGGTGTATCAgcataaaaattttaaatgaatgATCGATGGAGGAGTGCAAGAGTGGACTTCCACCTCAAAGAAAACTACGACTCAGCAACAGGAACACAGAAGCCCTGTAAAATTCCTAAGTAGGTATAAATGTTGACAGAGGGGACCACCAAATACAGAAGGtcaattaaaatgttaaaagacAGAGATGCtgcaaaagcaaaaatacaCAACAGTTAGAAATTTTGACAATGCCCTTGCAAGCTAAATAAGCATCATGACAGGGATGAtgcagagactgcatttttggATTCCATAAATACCCTTTTCTGAGGAAAACTTTTAAGAGGCAGCACAATTTGTGATTTCAACCCAGAACAGCACAGTGTGACTATGATCAGTATTACAGAATGGTTCTGTACTGGACTGAAATTCAGCTGCCTTGCAGCAGtgacaaaaaaaggaaacaccCTCCAGAACACTACAGAAATATATAACTCAAAAAAGGAAGCTgcctaaaaggaaaaaagtgtcctacatggaaataaagaagaaaagcctaagaaattaaatgtttgcAAGTGGCACTAGAATTGTACAAAGACACTGAGTCAGAGGCTCACTGTAAGCCTAGAGGATattagcaaaatattttagaataaagGAGCcacaataaagtaaaaaaaaaaaaaaaaaaaaaaaaacaaaaaaaccaacgAGAACATAAACCACCCAGCTCTAAAACTGGACATTATTCCttcaagcaaagaaaaatgactGCAAGCTGGACGaatgtggtgttatattttagttaagtggtgtgctctgtctcacccctggaaaatgtctggtttattccaagcctgtgctcctcccctgcagtatcctgtgtctgtaatcccattggcccgatctgttccgcgcccactttgaatctccctgttcagtgtgccggggggatggttctctctctctctctcttctccggctctcctggctggttcccgctcagcccctctctccccctccccttttcccccctcttcctcagaaaccatgctgcctcccgggggtaggaccccaataaacctcatctaatgagcaccctcagaagccgtgtggagtctccttgcctgcctgctgctaccagcgaactcacagccttggaggcccccgggacaccccgaaGGGTCCCCCCAAACGCGCAGCAACAGACCAAGCTAAAGCAAAACCATAATTAGGCCAAAAGAGGCACCAGAACAGCTTACAAACTAAGTGAAAACTCTTCAAACACAACAAAATGGGGAAACCTGACAAAAGGGTCAAAAGATGATCACTGTGGAAGGAGAACATTCAAGAAAGAGGTCTTGGACCATCACTCATGACATAATGTGTTATGAGTGGAAGATATTactcaattttttaaaacaaatgtcTTCTATGGGGCATCTGGACCAGCTGGTATTCATCTACATGTTCAAAAGAACAAGTCAACAGAAAATCCACACTACTTGCACATAAACATACCAAATGGTCTGTTACCAAATATTCAAATTGGGAATGGAGGAAGAGAAAAGTGATGATAATTTTTAGGAGGCTCAGCATAAGCAGAAGTCCCAGGAAACCTTGAGACCAGCAGCCAGCTGGTTTGGCCAAGTGGACAGAAAATGTAGCAATCAAAAGATCTGTGCTTTGATAAACACCAATACAACAGGCTTTTCAGAAACCATGATTTCAGTGTGGTCTTAGCAAGTTCCCAAGCCAAGACTTTGGAGAGTGAGGAGGATACACTCCATATTCCCTCTGGATTCAGCCAGTGAAACTCTTAAGGAGATGCTTGTTCCAGAGCTCTGGACAACACAGCATCATCTTATACTCTTGTCTGCATATCAAAGCTCTGTCCTAGGCCCTCCCTCCTTTTCTAACTACAGGTGCCACTCGAACCGTAACCATGACATTTCACCAGAGTAGTTGAACCTTCTGGCCCTATAATTCATATATCATGACCTGCAGAGAGCAGACAGCTACCCCCTTCTCACACCCTGTGCCTCGCAACTGCACACTGGCTTCCCAATACTTTGCTATCAGCACAGGTCCCAGCCATAAAAAAGGCTTATAGGAGAATTGAAAACGCCCAACTGAGGTGCTGTTTAAGCAAAAGTTGCCAGTTCCTACACAGTAAACTTTTGTACAAATTGGTGTCCAGAATATGCTTCTTCCATACCACTGACAGCAAAATTAGAAGAGCCTATTGAAATCCAGACAGACAGGAAGCCAATGTACATTTTTGCACAGTTTACATAACTTTCTTGCagtgttttaagaaaaaataagaaagtacTCTAGTTACGGAAGGAAAAATTGTAATCAAGCCTTGTGGTAAGACAGAGCTTAAGCTCAATTTACTTTCCCAATAATGTGGGAGACACTTTGCTTCTCCAAACCACACTTGCAAAACCAAAGCTCATCTGCAAACAAAGCAAACTCTTCCATGTCACACTTCTGCTTCCGTGGCATCATCTCATAATGCTGAATATGGTGCAATGCTGTACAGTGAAGACTATTCCCCTGTGCGAGTCATTCAGAGCCTGCCAGCCTTGAATGCACCTTCCCCCAGTCTGCTGGGAAAGAAATGCAACACAGCAAAACAACAGCAGTAGACAGGAGAGAGAACAAAACAGAGGGGTTTCAGCTCTGACAGCTACCTCAGCTGCTACTGGAATCCTCAGTGGGGACATGCTTTGGTCAAGGACCTACCCCAGTCACCTAATACAGATAATCCTGGATATCCTGCAGGGTAAGTGCTGAGGGTGCTTGCTGGCCCTCCCATCAGAAACACTGCAGACATTCATTTAAACTCCCATGCAGAACTTAACCCAAAAGCCAGCTTCtgtgagagagaaagaggagctGCCTTTGGTGTATGTCTGGGAAGGGAGCACCAGATGAAATGGGTAAAAAAGTTCATTTCAGGCTCTCAAGTACATTTATAGAAATGGAGGCATTCCTGCAAAAGCCACACTGCTATTTGTTCAGCACGCCCTCCCACACTGAGCCACGTCCAGGATCTTGGAGAGTTAGCCATATAGCACTCCTTGAGATCCAAGTGCTCTGATCCACCCTGTCCTTTTTTTGTCAGGGAGAGAAAGGAGACAAGGCTGGAGAATGTCACCCATTAACTACTATCACTACAAGCAACTATGCCAACATTAGCTACTGCCACTAAAATCTTCTCTATTCTAATAGCTAAAACTCAGAGATACAGGGCCAAGCCAGAGGGCTGTGAGACAGATCACCACCTGTCCATATTTCTAACAGGGAATGGTTTGAAGGGGTGGGAATCCTCCAGCAGAGAGAGAGCAGCCAAAGAAGGTCTAAAAGTCCACTCAAAGACTGGAAGACAGGGACTCCACAGGACATGATATATTTCCACAATGCTTCTTAGACTTTAAGATGCTGCCTTCCCTGAAGGACAAAAGGTACAAAACAGTGAGGCATCAAACAATGGCACATGCTCAGCACAAACAGCACTGTAGGATCACCAGCTCAAAAGCAATGGCTATTCAGATGTTGCAGACCCAATTACATGGCAATACCCACCTCAGCCACTACCCCAGGCAACCTCTTTCCCCCAGTTCAAAACAGATAAAAGGACCCACCAGGAGTGAGAGAGAAAACATTACCCTGAATTTCATTCACAGCTTATCGCCAGGTTTGTCCATTTCAAAAGCCATCACCTAATCACTTCAAGACTGGCATTCCCAACAGGCTGCAGATACCACCTAAAACCTCTGCCTCAGGCTGTTTCTGTTATGGAAGCCCTAAATCTCTAAAGTCACATGGCAGCTACATCAGAACAGGGACAGATCCTAAGATCAGTAAGGTGctgcatgatttttttccctaaagcaGAGCTTAATATGAGGCTGaagttttctttcctcccaaatcacatcaatttttttttttagctctgcttaaaagaaagaaaaaaaggcaaaattacTGCAAAAAGATCATTTAACAGGCCCGTTAAACCCCAATACTAGTGGCAAAGCAATACAAATCAAATCCACAAATGTTCTTTGTGTGCAACAGTTATACACTTCGCTGCGTGCTGCCCATGCCCTTTGCCCATCAAGTGACAACTAGTTAGAGTGAGATATGCATAAAACACAGCATATGCACAGCAGTTCAGCATGCACCATGGCAGCTGAAGGAGAGAGCTGGTACCCGGCCATCATACTCCAGCTTATAAATTTCAAAATGCCATGAAAATTTACCTCGCTACCTAAACATTCCCACCACCATGTTAGTTCTGTCATGCCAAAGGACCATGTGCTTCCTCATCCCCACATTACAGAAGAGCAAGTGTGCTTAATGAAggggcaggacctgctgctccagcaagCACACACTCCTGCAAAGGCCAGTATCTCAGGagagcatttcttcccaccgtGGTCCTGTCACCAGAAAGCATGATTGCCAGGCTGCCATCAGCACAGAAGGTTAGAAGCCTGTTTGCTGCTGCCTGTCAGGTCTGAACCACAGTCCCAAAGAGGAATGCAGCTGATGAATCAATACAACATAATGGTAACAGCATGGCCTTACCCAGACCGCTCTCTCCTATCTACCTCGTGTGTGGGACTTCACACAGATATCCAGCACCGGGATGCTCCACAGGGAGCACTGCTGATGCACACACTGTAGTGGGCACACTACTACTGACAGCTGTATTTCATAAGCATTGTCAGACAAATTTCTGCCAGTATTAAAATACATCTGAAGAATATTCGTGAGCTCTCCATAACACTTCTGCTTCTGTCTCCCAGATCTTCAGCATAAGGAAGAGTCCCCATATAGATTTTTTCCTAGTCTTTCAAGCAATGAGAAGCCAGTAGTATTTCAATAACACTAATATATTAATGCCAAAGCATCCAACAGGCAAACTTTATTCTATACCTCCCCACACATAAGCTTCCAtgacaaagaaaaagaatggaaaaacaTCTATGTATATTCCTGTTAAAATGTGGTAAAAGTAAAATGTCATGAAAACCAGCAGTGGGTAAACAAGAGAATGTGATCACATCCACAGGTGTTCACACTCTTCTAGAAGCTCTCCAGCACTGATTCAAGAGTCCTCAATCTAACCGGGTTTTGCACTTCAGATACCACAACCAGAATATGGCCAGAAACAAGTGAGATGCTTATAATAACTTCCTagggattgttttttttttttttttttttaagggcaTTTAACACCTAGTCTGATTGATTCAATCATTTACTCTTCAGGGCTAACTTTGAACTTGAAGGTTCAAAGCAAGCAGAGGTGGTGTCCTGAGCTAACATGGCCCTGGCAGACCGAGATGAGCCAGCAGACAGGGCTTTCCTCAGGACAGCATTGCTGAAGTGCAGCCTGGGACCAAGAGAGCAAGAGCAGAAAGAGGGCAGGTATAGCAAATAAAGAAGCAGTGATACTTCCCTGCGTCTTCATGAAGTTGCTTGCAATTCTTAATCGAGAGGGACAACAGTGCATGGTATTCAATAACAGTAATAATTAAACTAAGTGACATGGCAAGGGAAGGAAAACCATACAGTTGTAGAAAAATGAGCATAGGGAATAATTTACCATACTGCAATTACAAAACCACTGTACTATACCCTTTGCTAACACTCCCTAATACAGTCTTTAACTAAAGTCAGGAAAAAATGTATGCCTCTATTTCTTCCCCCTGCCAAACCTCACCAGTAAACAAAACAGCTAGTTTTTATTCACTGGGATTATGCCTGACTATGGGAATAAATAGATCTTGCCTATGGACTATGCTCTGTCTTTAGTCACTACCATTCCTGACTTCTCTGATTCTCTAAAAGGAAAGTCTGGGCTTACAAAGCAAAGTCTATGTACTGAACTGAGGTCTCATTGTCATGTCAGTGCAACCACCAGAGCAGCGTGGAGCACCAAAAGGGTAGCTAAAGTTTGCTTTTCACAACCATTACACTAAGCCACTCCTTTTGGGATGCTGATGGCTCCACACAGCCATATAGCACAGGCAGACAGCctcattgtttggatttctaATGCACATTGTTAAGTAACTCCAcctgaataattttttaaaagtctgacAGAAACATGCTCAGTTACTTATTTGCTCATGCCAGGTTAGATGCCTTCCACTCTAAAGATTACTTTAAAAACACATGAAAACCAGCCCACTAGAAGGGATGataaaagcaaaaaggaaagcTTAGGCACACTCAAGTAAAGATGTAAAGCGGTCCCCTTAATTCCCTGGTGCTGTTCTGCAAACTTCTGTTCCTCAAATACCATCTCCAAGCATTCACCTCAGCAGTAtctaaataaatacagaaacacAGGAAGAAGGAGTCTGCATTAGAAGCTACCTGAATTGAAAACCATTCACATCAGAATGGCAGTCACTCAGAGGCTGAACGGTCCAGGGTGGAGCAAGAGTCACATGCAGGGGAGTACACTGCATCTCACAGCAAAGGGCACAGGCCCAGCAGCCAATGCCACATTCCACTTTCCTCTTCTTTGGgtcagggctgcagagccaggctcaCTTCACTTATGCCTCATTGCATCAGTATTGGCTTATTCACTTCATCCAACTGAATGAGCACGAGCTCCGGTGCAAGGGTCACGAAGGTGACCTGATCCTCTCAAAGCTGTGTAAAAATCTATCTTCTCTGGCTACAAGAAAAGACACTCACAGCTTGAGCAAGTGTGGGTCACCGGCCTCAGGCACCTGTATTGATTAAAGAGTGCTCGGGGAGCTGACCTCACACTGGCCCAATGGAACTTTTCTCAAAGCAACTGCTTGTGGAAACACTGTACCTACTTTTAAGAGGTATGAAAGTGCTAAAGTCCTTTTCCTCCAGAGGCCAATGACAATGTTTTCAGCAGACAGCTAATCTCCTTTGTCCCATCTAGCTGTCAGCAGGAAGAGGATATTGCAGCGTCAAGTCCAGATGCAACTGCAGATTTGAAAGACTCTCTGCCTGAAGCAGTTTCTCAGCACCGTGCCTTCCCCCCCAGGCCATTCATAATTCTACTGAATCGCAGCCCTGGACTTGGAGACTCACACACACAGGAAGCGGAGGCCACTGGAGAAGAGCCTCAGCCAAAGACCTCTCAAAGCCAGAATCATACATAACCCCGCCGCTGCCCCGAACTTTGTAGATGGAGGTCCCACTTGCCTCTGCCACCATCAGCCCCCTCAGGCTAACACCAGTGGCATCCTTCCAAACACCAGATGCATTTTCCAGAGGGAATTTCATGTAAGTTCGTGTTATCCCTGCGGCCGCCTTCAGGCCATGTACATCTCTTACCCTTCCCTGGTTTGCTCCCTTAGCACCTCCAGTCTCCAGCCACGCAGGTGACAGCCCGCCCCACAAGCGCAGCCAGCCGGGGTGCAGCTGCCCATTACCTGGTTCCCAAAGACCGCAATGGAGCAGGCAGTGGAGACCTCGTGGGAGCCAAACCAGACCGAGGCGATGCGTGAGGGCATGCCCAGGATGAAGACCTGGGCCAGGCCACAGATGACCTGTCCCAGGACAGTGACGGGGAAGAGGTGCGGCTTCAGGCTGCCCAGCTTCACCCAGGCACCCATAGCATTGAGGGCCGAGGCAGCCAGGGCGATGAAGCGCAGGCCCCTCTTGTCCAGCAGCCAGGCGACAGGGAAGAGCAGGGGGATGTAGATGAGCATGTAGCTCATGGAAAGCCAGTCGATGGCGAAGGCGCTCACGTCGTAGAAGCGCACGAAGACGTTGCTGATGCTGCCGTACTGGATCCACTGGAAGGCGTTGCACAGGGAGTAGCtgctgaagagcagcagcacggccCAGCGAAGCCGGGACAGCTGTACCACGGCGGCGGCATCACCGACCCCTCCCGCCGCAGTCGACAGACTCGGCGCCCCGGCGGGCTCCAGCAACACCATGCCGGCACCGTGGGCCgcgcccggctcggctcggctcggctccccgCCGGCACCACCTGCCCAAAACACCCCGTCCGGCCGGCCGCCCTCGCCGAGCTCCCTGGCGGCCCCGAGCGGGGAGGTGCCCCCGGCTCGGGCCTGCCCGCcctccgccccgccccgccgcgccccgcagCGAGGCCGGGAGGGGCTCGGCCCGCCCAGGGGGGCGCGGTACGGCCTCGCACCGCCGGGGCACTCGCGGGACAGCggccctgccctggctcctgccGGTGCGCTGCCCGCCCCGCGGCAGAGGGACCGCCACCCCCTCCCCACGGCCGCCCCCCCGCcactgcccggccccgccgagAGGCCCCCCCGCGTTACGAGGGCCGGGGGCAGGAGAGGCTTCGGCCGCCCGTGATGAACGGGACGTGGGCTGAGCAGAACTGTGACCTGGGGGAGGCTGTGAGCGAGTGGGCAATGCCCGGCGCCGCCAGAGGTGCCCGGGTGGAGTCCTGGAGGAGGAACGCGTTTGGGTTTCGTTTGGGTTGGCCTCTGATGGTTTTTCTCTCAACACGGCACACTAGAGAGTGAAAATATCCAgtgaaatcaaaattaaaacatcCCAGCGTCACTGAAGTAAAAGAGCCCAAAGTGGTGTTTGTTTCCATTCTCATGGGGAATTCGCAGTTAATGAGTCAGGGCTTGTTTTCCCATTACTTGAGCAACTCCACCAGGAGATGCCTGCCTGGAGATCATTTATGATCTACAGCTCATTAAATTAGCATCATGTTACCAAAATTGCATAAACATTCCTCAGCACAAGGACACAAGTTTGCTGGTGTTCAGCTTTCTTCCAGCATTTAACACACAGGTCAAAATTTGTTTGGAAAAATGGGAGCAGTGTCTTTAGGATGTTGTATTCCTGAAACAAAGGAATACAGAGTATgaaaaagtgaattttctctGGCATGTATTTACTTGATAGCTGCATCATAACGTAACCTTTTTACATACTTGGTGGAGCACTGTCAGAGGTCACTGCCGCCGTCCTCTGAGTTATCTACCTACTGTCAGGAGCAAAGACAAACAGCTTTCATGCCTTTATGTTCTTATTTaccatgaaagaaaacaaacaaaaccccaaaacgaAAAAGCTTTGCACAAATTATTCCAAGGAGCACAAATGTCACTTTAAGTAGTTCGTGCTGTGTATCCTCACAGAGCTTGGTTCTTGTCACCTGCTTGAGTTTCCTACTCCCAGCAGAGGCCAGAAGACAAGCAGAGCCAGTGCAGTCTTCCCTATGTACTCTGCTTAAAGttccacagggcagagctgcaaaCCATCCTACTCTCTCCCTCCGCAGCCCACAGCTTTGCCAATGAACCTCCAGCCTCAACTGGGATGCTTCTCACAGTAGTACAACATAGTCATAATGGAGCCCTTTTACATAAAAAAGTAAGAGAGGCAAATTCAGAAGCAAAAGCCAGAAAAGAGGTTTTCAGTCCCATTTATTATAAATTTAGGCAACCTAAGTTAACTCGAAGCTCTGCACTGAGACAACAGAATGAACAGAGGAATTTGAAGTAACAAATTTGTAATCAAAATGTTATTAGGAATGCAATGAGTGATAGCGGTGCAGGTGGGGCAGAGGTGAAATGGAGCAGGAATAAGACTATTATGGTTCAACAACTGCTTAGTCTGAGAACTCTAACAATAAAACAGTGAGAAAGCACAGAAGATTAACTTCTAGGCTGATAAGATTTGAAAATATCTTTATAAAATTCTCCACAATATTATACAGAAATCAAAGTTACACAGAGGTAATCACTATGATTGATCAAAGAGCAGTTGAAAAACAAAGTCAAGAAAAGAAATGCACAGGCAACTTTTAGGATGGCAATCTGGATTTGTTCAGAGGACCATCATGGCCTGTCAAGTGAACATGAGCCAGGTAGAGAAGCAGCACTGGCTCCTCAAAGCCTAGTG
This window of the Anomalospiza imberbis isolate Cuckoo-Finch-1a 21T00152 chromosome 6, ASM3175350v1, whole genome shotgun sequence genome carries:
- the FLVCR2 gene encoding heme transporter FLVCR2 isoform X3, whose product is MVLLEPAGAPSLSTAAGGVGDAAAVVQLSRLRWAVLLLFSSYSLCNAFQWIQYGSISNVFVRFYDVSAFAIDWLSMSYMLIYIPLLFPVAWLLDKRGLRFIALAASALNAMGAWVKLGSLKPHLFPVTVLGQVICGLAQVFILGMPSRIASVWFGSHEVSTACSIAVFGNQLGIAVGFLVPPVLIPNVEDVENLAYHISIMFFMTAGVASALFILVIIVFKEKPPNPPSQAQALIQSRPAAEYSYVQSILRLLRNANFLLLMVTYGLNVGCFYALSTLLNRMVILHYPGEEVNAGRIGLTIILSGMVGALISGIWLDKTKTYKQTTLVVYIMSLVGMIVYTFTLSLGHLWVVFVTAGFLGFFMTGYLPLGFEFAVELTYPESEGTSSGLLNVSAQHSLRLISEDNRPIWKMNRQKCCQKPTLIP